Part of the Ornithinimicrobium flavum genome, GGCTCGCCCACCTCACCGAAGGGCCGGGCACCCTTCTCGGAGGAGGCCGTGCGGGCGCTGCTGCGCCACTCGCTGGGAAAGCTGGCCCGGGCGGCGACACGGCTGAGGGAGACGTCGTCCAGAGGGCACGGTGAGGCGACCACGACGACGTTGCCGAAGCGCCTGCCCTTGGCGACCTCGCGGAGCAGGAGGAGGCCGACGTGGGGGAGCCGGGTGCGCAGGGTGGCGGTCAGCCGGGACACCCAGCGCAGACCCGGCTCGTCGGAGGCGTTGACGAGGAGGAGCCCGTCCGGTGACAGCACCCGGGCCACCTGCGCCGCCCAGCGGGTGCCCGCGAGCTCTCCCGGCAGCTGACCCTGGTCGTAGGCGTCGACGACGACGACGTCGGCCGAGCCGTCGCGCAGGGCGGGCAGCCCCTCTGCCCGGTGACCGGCCGGACCCGGATCCGGTGACCGCGCGGCAGGGGCAGCTCGCGGCGCACCAGCTCGGTCAGCGCGACGTCCGGCTCCAGCACGATCTGTGGGCTGCCGGGGTGGGTGCGGTGCAGCCACCGGGCGAGGGTCATCCCCGCGCCACCGACGTGGGTAACGGCCAGAGGGGCGGGGTCGGGCCGCAGTGCCTGCAGCACGAGGGCGAACTGCTCGACGTACTCGAAGACGAGCAGCAGTGGGTCGTCCGGGTCGACGTAGGACTGGGGGAAGCCGTCGCGGACCACGGTGGCCCCGCCCCGTTCGTCCCAGACGACCGACACCTCAGATGTCGCGGAAGGTCTGGATCTGCGCGCCCAGCGCGTTGAGCCGGGTGGCGAGGTCCTCGTAGCCGCGGTTGATGACGTAGACGTTGCGCAGCACCGACACCCCGGGCGCCGCGAGCATCGCCAGCAGGATGACCACACCGGGGCGCAGGGCGGGCGGGCACATGATCTCGCCGGCGCGCCACTTGGTCGGGCCCTCGATCATCACCCGGTGGGGGTCCATCAGGTGCACCTTGGCCCCGAGGGTGGTGAGCTCGGTGAGGTAGATGGCGCGGTTCTCGTAGACCCAGTCGTGGATGAGCGTCGAGCCCTGGGCGCAGGCGGCGATGATCGCGAAGAAGGGCAGGTTGTCGATGTTGAGGCCGGGGAAGGGCAGCGGGTGGATCTTGTCCAGCGGAGCCTTGAGGGGCCCTGGCTTGGTGGTGAGGTCCACCAGCCGGGTGTGGCCGTTCGCGCTGGTGTACTCCTCGCTGAGGTGGCACTCGAACCCCATGGTGTCCAGCACGGCCAGCTCGATCTCCATGAACTCGATGGGGACGCGCCGGACCGTGATCTCGCTGCCGGTGACCACCGCGGCCGCGAGAAGGCTCATGGCCTCGATCGGGTCCTCGGAGGGGGAGTACTCGATGTCCTGGTCGATGTGCTCGACGCCGGTGACGGTGAGGGTGGTGGTGCCGAGGCCCTCGATCTGCACGCCGAGCTGCTGAAGGAAGACGCACAGGTCCTGGACCATGTAGTTGGACGAGGCGTTGCGGATGACCGTCGTCCCGGGGTGGCGGGCGGCGGCCAGCAGGACGTTCTCGGTGACGGTGTCCCCGCGCTCGGTGAGCACGATGGGGCGCGTCGGGCGCTTCGCCGGGTCGACCGACACGTGGTAGGACCCGGTGGTGGCCGTGACGTCCAGCCCGAAGTGCCGCAGCGCGATGAGGTGCGGCTCCACGGTGCGCGTGCCGAGGTCGCAGCCACCCGCGTAGGGGAGCTCGAAGAAGCCGAACTCGTGCATGAGCGGGCCGAGGAACATGATGATCGTGCGGGTGCGGCGGGCGGCCGTCTCGTCCATCGAGCCCAGGTCGATGGTCTCCGGCGGGGTGATCTCCAGGTCGGAGGAGTCGGGGAGCCAACGGATCTTGAAGCCGATGCTGGTCAGCACCTCGGTGATGCGGTTGACCTCCTCGATCCGGGCGAGGTTGCGCAGCGTGGTCCTTCCCTTGTTGAGCAGGGAGGCGCACAGCAGCGCCACGGCGGCGTTCTTGGAGGTGCGGACGTCGATCTCGCCGGACAGCTTCACGCCACCGGTGATCCGGAGGTTCTGCGGGACGCCGGAGGAGACCTGGACGATCTCGGAGTCCAGCTTCTCCCCGATCCGGGCGATCATCTCCAGCGAGAGGTTCTGCTTGCCCTGCTCGATGCGGGCCACGGCGCTCTGGCTGGTGCCGAGGAGCTCGGCCAGCTCGGCCTGGGTGAGGTCCTTGTGACGCCGGGCGTCACGGATCAGTCCGCCGATGCGGGACAGGTAGCTCTCGGTCATGGACGCCCACTCTAGATCACATATATGAGATACGGACGAGTGATGTCAGCCGGGCGGGTCGAGGCTGGCGACGAGCAGGGGGACCACCAGCTCTCGCTGCCAGGCCCGGGCCCCGAGCTCGGCGCAGGCCGCGTCGACACCGGCCACCGACCGGTCCTGCGGGGGCCGCCACAGGACCCGGCGGACGGTGTCGGGGCTCATGAGGTTCTCGACCGGGACGTCCACGCGTGCGGACAGCCCGGCCAGCGCCTCGCGCACCTGGACCAGGCGTTCGGCAGCCTCCGGGTCGCGGTCGGCCCAGGCCCGCGGCGGCGGCGGGGCGTCCCGGCGGGCGGGGGCGGGGAGCTCGTCCTCCGGGAGCTCGACGGCCGTCCTGATCGCGGTCAGCCAGGTGCGCTGGTGGCGCAGGAGCCCCTGCTCGGCGCGCCGCTGCCGGCTGCGGGACCGCTCGGGCCGGGCCGACGGCAGGGCGGAGGCCTGCCGGGGGAGCCGGTGCGCCAGGTCGACCAGGGTCGCGTCGGGCAGGACCCGCACGGTCGAGACGTCCCGCTCCCGGGCGATGGCGTCGCGCGCGAGCCACAGCTCCCGCAGCGCCGCCAGCTGACGGGCCGACCGCAGTCGGTGCAGGCCGGAGGTGCGGCGCCACGCATCCGGGTCGTCCGGCCCGGGCGGGCCGGTGAACGTGGTCAGGGCCTCGAACTCCTGACGGGCCCACTCGGCCTTGCCCTGCTCGAGCAGGTCACGCTCCATGCGGTCCCGCAGGGCAACGAGGAGCTCGACGTCGAGGGCGGCGTAGAGCAGCCACGGCTCGGGCAGCGGCCGGGTGGACCAGTCGACGGCCGAGTGCTCCTTGGCCAGCGTGATCCCGAGGTAGTACTCGAGCACCGCAGACAGGCCGACCCGGGGCAGGCCGGCGAGCCGGGCGCCGAGCTCGGTGTCGAAGAGCCGCCGGGGGCGCATCCCGACGTCGGCCAGGCAGGGGATGTCCTGGGTGGCGGCGTGCAGGACCCACTCGGCGTCCGCGAGCGCCGCGTCCAGGTCGGTGAGGTCGTCGAACGGGATCGGGTCGACCAGCCAGGTGCCGGAGCCCGCACGGCGCAGTTGGATGAGGTAGGCGCGCTGGCCGTAGCGGTAGCCCGAGGCCCGCTCGGCGTCGACGGCCACGGGTCCGGTGCCGGCGGCGAGGGCCGCGACGCAGGCCGCGAGCCCCTCCGGGGTGTCGACGACGTCGGGCACCCCGTCCGCGGGGGCGGTGAGGCGTTCGTAGTCGTTGATCGGGTCGTCGTCGGGGTGGTCCTCCGACCCCTCCGGCGCCGGCTCCGACGTCACGCTCACCACCGGACGCCGGTCAGCGCGACGACACCCTCCGGCAGCGGGGGCAGGCCGGCGAGGGTGCAGAGCAGGTCGCCCCAGGCGCCGAGGTTGAGCGCGAGCTCGTGCGGCTCGGACCCCTGCGTGAGGACGGGGGTCCACGAGGCCCGGATCTCCAGCTCCACCGACGGCTCCCGCTCGGACAGGGCGCCGAAGCTCTCCGAGGTGACGCAGGTGACGGTCCCCGCCGGGGCGGCATACCCCAGCCCGGCGCCCTCGAGCGCGTCCGTGAGCCAGGACCAGCCGGCCTGACCCGCGAGCGGGTCGTGCCCAACCTCGGGCTCCATGAGCGCCTTGGCGTAGGTCACCGCGCGCCACGTGCCCTCCCAGGGCTCGGGGCCGGACGGGTCGTGCAGCAGGACGAAGCGGCCGGTCGCGATGGCGTCGTCGTCCTCGGAGAGGTGCGACGGCACGACCTCCCCGGAGAGCGCCACGGCGTGCGGGGCCAGCCTGGTGGGGGCGGGCACCTCCTCGAGGACCAGCTCGGGCCGGACCAGGGCACCGCGCAGCCCCTCGATCGCACGGGCGAAGAGCGTCGCCTCGGGCGCCGTGGACCCGCCCGCCGGCCGCTGCCGGGAACGAGTCTCACTGATTCGGCTCACCACGCCTCCCACAGTAGGGCCCCCGTCGCGCCTTCTGCAGCAGCGCAACGCCGACCGGACGCGGTCACTCCTCGCGCAGGAGCGACCACGCCTCGTCGTCCCACCAGGTCCCGTCCGGGGCGAGCACGGCCGAGCGCTCGGTGCCCTCGTGGGTGAAGCCGAGCCGGGCGAGCAGGCGGGAGGACGCCACGGCCGGGGCGAAGACGCGGGTGGTGATCCGGCGCAGCCGGCCAGGGCCCAGCGCCAGCCCGACCATCGCCCGCACCGCCTCCGTCGCCAGCCCGCGGCCCTGCACCTCGGGGTGCACCGCATACCCGAGCCATCCCTCCACCTCCCGCGTCCGGGCCGGGGCCACGGCCGAGCACGGCCGCACCGTGAGACGCACGTCGCCGACGAGCCGACCCTCCACCTCCACGCCCCCGGCCACCACCCTCGCCTCCGTGAGCCATCCGCTCACGAGCGCCGCGGCACCGGGGAGGTCCAGCGGGGGATGCCCCAGGTATGCGGCCACCTCCGGGTGCCGCCGGTACGCGTGCACCGCGGCCACGTCCGACGTGCCCACCGCGCGCAGCAGCAGGCGCCCGGCCCGAACGGGGAGGGCGGCGCGCACCCGGTCGGCGGCGGCTGCCGCGTCGTCGTCGCTCACCCGGCCAGTCTTCCAGCGCGCCCGTGCGTGGGACACTCGCCCCGTGACCTCCCCGACCGTGCCCAGCCCGTCCAGCCCGTCCAGCCCGTCCGACAGCGTCCTGGTCCGTGCCGCCCGGCAGCAACCGGTGCCCCACACCCCCGTCTGGTTCATGCGCCAGGCCGGAAGGTCGCTGCCCGAGTACCGCGCCCTCCGCGCCGACGTGGGGATGCTGGAGTCGTGTCGCACCCCTGAGCTGGTCACCGAGATCACCCTGCAGCCGGTCCGCCGCCACGGGGTGGACGCGGCCATCTTCTTCAGCGACATCGTCGTGCCCCTCATGGCCGTCGGTCTCGACCTCGACATCGTCGCCGGCGTCGGGCCGGTGATCGCCGAGCCGGTGCGCACCCGCGCCGACCTGGACCGGCTGCCCGAGCTCACGGCGGACGCCATACCCGACATCACCGAGTCCGTGCGACGGCTCGTGGCCGCGCTCGGGCCGACCCCGCTCATCGGCTTCGCCGGCGCCCCGTTCACCCTCGCCTCCTACCTGGTGGAGGGCGGGCCGAGCAAGAACCACGAGCGCACCAAGGCGCTCATGCACGGCGACCCGGAGCTCTGGTCCGACCTGTGCGCACGGCTCGCGCAGATCTCCGCCACCTTCCTGCGTGTGCAGGTCGAGGCCGGCGCCGGCGCCGTGCAGCTCTTCGACAGCTGGGCCGGGCACCTCTCGCGCGCCGACTACCTGCGGCACGTGGAGCCGCACAGCCGTGCGGTCCTGTCCGAGGTGGCCGGGCTGGGGGTGCCGCGGATCCACTTCGGCGTGGGGACGGGCGAGCTCCTGGCGCCGATGGCGGACGCGGGTGCGGAGGTCATCGGCGTGGACTACCGGGTCAGCCTCACCGACGCGGTCGAGCGCACGGGGGGGCGGTACGCCGTGCAGGGCAACCTCGACCCGGCCCTGCTGTTCGCGCCGTGGGAGGCGCTGGAACGGCGCGTGCGCGAGATCGTGGAGGAGGGCCGGTCCGCCCCGGGGCACATCTTCAACCTGGGTCACGGCGTGCTGCCGGCCACCGACCCCGAGGTGCTGACGCGGGTGGTCTCGCTGGTGCACGAGGTCTCCGCGCGGCCGGAGTGACGGGGCCCGCGTCCGACGCGGGTGACGGCGCGGCCGGTCAGCGGTCGCGCAGGTAGCCGTCCGGGGTGACGGGGAGGGCGCGCTTGTGGGCGGTGCGGCGGTACCAGCCCAGGATGGTCGCCTCGTCCTCGGGGGTGACCTGCCGGCCCTCGAGGTAGTCGTCGACGGCCTCGTAGCGGACGCCGAGCGCCTCCTCGTCGGCCCGCAACGGCTTGTCGCTCTCCAGGTCGGCCGTGGGCACCTTGGCCACGAGCTCGGGCGGGGCGCCGAGGTGCCGGCAGATCTCCCGGACCCGCCGCTTGGGAAGGCCGAAGAGGGGGGTGAGGTCGGCCGCGCCGTCGCCGAACTTGGTGAAGAAGCCGACGACCGCCTCGGCCGCCTGGTCGGTGCCGATCACGGCCAGGCTCCGCGTCCCGGCCACGGCGAACTGCGCCACCATCCGGTGCCGGGCCTTGACGTTGCCCTGGTGGTAGTCGTCGACCTCGTCGCTGACGTGCAGACCGGCGGCGAGGAGGGCCTGCCACTGCGCGTCCACCCCTGGCCGGATGTCCACGGTCAGCACCTCGTCGGCGCCGATGAAGTCGACCGCCCGCCGGGCGTCGTCCTCGTCGGCCTGCTCACCGTAGGGCAGTCGCATCGCGACGAAGGTGGCCTGCCCGCCGGAGGCCCGGACCCGCTCGCAGGCCAGCTGGGCGAGCCGCCCCCCGGTCGTCGAGTCCACGCCACCGCTGATCCCGAGGACGTAGCCCTTCAGGCCGGTGTCCCGCAGGTAGGTCGCGAGGAAGTTGATCCGTCGCTCGGCCTCGGCGGCGGCGTCGAAGGTGTCGGGGTCGACGACCTCAAGAGCGGTCCGGATCTCCTGCTGCAGCTGCGTGTCGGTCACCGTCCGAGCCTAGCGACGCGGCGGGGCGGACGGCGCGACGCCGCCTCCACCACAGCAGCGGCAGGACGAGGAGCGTCGCGAGCAGCAGGAAGGGCAGCACGGCGCCGAGCGCCGTGAGCAGCACGGTCACCGAGCCGGTGAAGGCCTCCCACCCCTGGCGGAGACCGGGGAGGAACCCGCGGGTGCTGGTCTGCGCGACCTCGGCGCCCTCCTCCGCCAGGTGGAGGGTGATGGTCGAGCGTGAGACGTCCTCCTCGAGGACCTTCATCCGTGCCTTCAGCGCGTCGAGGTCGGCCTCGCGGGCGGCCAGCTCCCGCTCCAGGTTCGCGATGTCCGAGACGCTGCCGGCCTCCGCGACCAGCTCACGGAGCCGCTGCGCGCCGGCCTCGAGGGTGGCCACGCGGGCCTCGACGTCGCGGTACTCCGCCTTGACGTCCTCGGCGCTGCTGCGGCTGCCGGTCACCTCGCCCAGCTCGCCCAGGCTGGTGACCACGGAGTCCAGGCCCTGGGAGGGGACGCGCAGCACGATCGAGGCGTAGCCGGGCCGCTCGTCGTCCCCCGGGACGACCTCCTCCGACTCGACCCACCCCCCGGCCCCGGTCGCGGTGGCCCGGGCCCGCGTGACCGCCTGCGAGACGTCACCCACCTGGACCTCCAGCTCCACCCGGCGCACCATCATCGGTCCCTCGCCGTCGGGAACGTCGGCAACGGTGCCGACGTCCGACCCCACGGCCGCCTGCTCCGCCGCCGCGTCCCCGGCCTCGCCCTCCGCCGCGTCCCCGCCGCTGTCGTCGCCCGAGCCCCGGTCCGCGGCCGGGGCCGCCAGGTCCGGGGCACCTCCGTCCAGGGCGTCGTCCGAGGTGCTCGCCGAGCACCCCGCCAGCACCAGCACCAGGCCCAGCAGCACGGCGATCAGTCGTCCGGTCATGACTCCTCCTCGGGTCTGCCCCTGCGACGGGGCCGGGCGGCGGACGGTTCCTCCCCCCCAGGTCACGATCGTGTCACGGGACGCTGGTGGCGGGGCCGGCTCGCGCGGATGAGAAGGTGGTCGGTATGCCGCCCCGCCCGACCACCTACCTCGTCGTCGGGGGAGGCATCAGCGGGCTGGCGGCGGCCGAGGAGATCACCCGCCGGGACCCGGCCGCGCGGGTCACCCTCCTCGAAGTCGCCGACCGGGTCGGGGGCAAGCTGCGGGGCGAGCCCGTCGCCGGCCGGACCCTCGACGTGGGGGCGGAGGCCTTCCTCATGCGACGCCCGGAGGCGAGCGACCTGGTGGGTCGGGCCGGGCTGGCCGGTGACCTCGTCCACCCCAGCGGCGCACCGGCGCAGGTGTGGAGCCGGGGCACCGTCCACCCGCTGCCTCGCCGCACGCTCATGGGCGTGCCCGCCGATCCGGGGTCCCTGCGCGGCCTGCTGACGCCGGCGGAGGTCGACCGCGTCCGCGCCGAGCTGACGCCCCGCCTGGAGGCGGAGGACTGCGACGTCGCCTCCCTCGTCTCCGACCGGCTGGGAGCGGCGGTGACCGAGCGGCTCGTGGAGCCGCTCCTCGGCGGTGTCTACGCCGGTCACGCGCGACTCCTGTCCGCCCGAGCGGCGCTGCCCAGCTGTTCGAGGTGGCGCGCAGCGGGGGCTCGCTGCTGGCGGCCGTCGACGCCCTGCTCCCCGCGCCCCACGACGGCACGCAGACCCGTTCGGCCGCCCCGGTCTTCGGGACCGTGCGCGGCGGCCTGCACCGCCTCCCGGCCGCCCTGGAGCAGGTCCTGCGCGACCGCGGCGTCACCGTCCTCACCTCGACCGTGGTCCGCGAGCTGCACGCGCTGGACGAGGGAGGCTACGAGGTGGTGACCGGCCCGCGGCCCCGACCCACGGCATACCGGGCCGACGCGGTGGTGCTGGCCCTGCCGCCCGCGCCGACCGCCCGGCTCATGCGCGACCTCGCTCCGGAGGCCGCCCGGGCGCTGGCCGGGGTGGAGACCGCCTCGATGGCGGTCGTCACGCTCGCCCTGCCCACCCGGGAGCTGGGGGAGCTTCCCGGCTCCGGCTTCCTCGTGCCGCCCGTGGACCGCGCCTTCGTGAAGGCCGCGACGTTCAGCGCGACCAAGTGGGAGTGGGTGCGCGAGGCCGGACGGGGGGCCGGTCCCGCGGGGGAGGACCTGACCTTCCTGCGCGCCTCGGTCGGGCGCCACCGGGAGGAGGCCACGCTGCAGCGGCCCGACGAGGAGCTGGTGCGCGGCGCGCTGACCGACGTCGGTCGGGCCCTGGGCCGCGTGCTCCCCGTCCCCGTCGACGCGCACGTCCAGCGGTGGGGTGGGGGGCTGCCGCAGTATGCGGTGGGCCACCACCACCGCGTCGCCGAGGTCCGCGCCGCTGTCGCGAGCCTGCCGGGCCTGGCCGTCTGCGGCGCCACCTACGACGGGGTGGGGATCCCCGCCTGCATCGCCTCGGCCCGCGCGGCCGCCACCCAGGTCACCGAAGGAGAATGAGGACCATGAGCGACTACACCGAGCCCACCGCGGAGCAGGTCGAGCAGATCAACACGCAGATCCGCTACGCCGCCTACTCCGTCTTCCGCGCCGCCGCCCCCCTGCCCCAGGACCGCTCCGGGCTGGCCCGGCAGGTGCGCGAGCTCTTCGCCGAGCTGACCGAGCAGGGGCTGGTCGTCCGGGGGGTCTACGACGTCTCCGGGCTCCGCGCCGACGCCGACCTGCTCATCTGGTGGCATGCCGCCGACGTGGAGACCGTGCAGCGGGCCTACCAGAGGTTCCGGCAGACCCACCTGGGCCAGCACCTGGAGCCGGTGTGGAGCAACGTCGGGCTGCACCGTCCGGCCGAGTTCAACCGGGGCCACGTGCCGGCGTTCCTCTCCGGGCACGCCGCCAAGGCCTACCTGTGCGTCTACCCCTTCGTGCGCTCCTACGACTGGTACGTCCTCGACGACGCGGAGCGGCGTCGCATGCTCCGTGAGCACGGGGAGGCGGCCCGGGACTACAAGGACGTCCTGGCCAACACCATCTCCTCCTTCGCCCTGGGGGACTACGAGTGGCTGCTGGCCTTCGAGGCCGACGAGCTGCACCGCATCGTCGACCTCATGCGCGACCTGCGGGCCACCGACGCGCGGCTGCACGTGCGCGAGGAGGTCCCCTTCTTCACCGGCCCGCGGGTGGAGCTCGACGCCCTGGTGGCCAGCCTGCCCTGAGCAGGACGCGACCGGATCTCCCGGCGCGCCCCGCCCAGGAACCTCCCCGTCAGGCCTGGGAGTCCCCGGCGGGCTGCAGCGTCATGGCGATGGAGTTCATGCAGTAGCGCAGGTCGGTGGGGGTGTCGTACCCCTCGCCCTCGAAGACGTGCCCCAGGTGGGAGCCGCACGACCCGCAGCGCACCTCGGTGCGGGTGCGTCCCAGCGAGTCGTCCTGGAGGTACTGCACGCGGTCCTCGGCCAGCGGCGCGTAGAAGCTGGGCCAGCCGCAGTGGGAGTCGAACTTGGTCTCGCTGCGGAAGAGCTCCGCGCCGCAGGCCCGGCAGCTGTAGACGCCCTCGGTCCTGGTGTCGGTGTACTCGCCGACGAAGGGTCGCTCCGTGCCGGCCTCCCGGAGCACGTGGTACTCCTCCGGGGTGAGGCGGGCCTTCCACTCCTCCTCGGAGCGGGCTGCGGGGTAGGCGGAGGTGTCGGCCGCGGCGGCCGCACGGGCAGGGGTGTCGTGGTGGGACTGCATACCGAAGTGAACCACGCAGGGCCCGCAGACCTTCCCGTCCGGTGGCTAGATTGGCCCGTATGCCCGACGCCCTCACCCTCACCGCTCCCGGCCCCGACGGACAGGAGCGGTCGGTGCGCCTCAGCAGCCCCGACAAGGTGGTCTGGCCGGCCACCCACCGGGGCGGTGCGATCACCAAGGCGGGGCTGGCGGCCTACCTGGAGGCGGTGGCAGAGCCCATGCTCCGCGGGCTGGCCGACCGGCCCGTGACGCTCCAGCGGGTCCGGGGTGGGATCGAGGGGGAGGAGTTCTACTCGAAGAACCCGCCGAAGGGGGTTCCGGAGTGGTCCCGCACGACACCGGTGACCTACCCCAGCGGCCGCAGCCACGACCAGCTCGTCGTCGACGACCTCGCGACGCTGCTGTGGACGGCCCAGATGGGCACGGTGACGTGGCACCCCTGGCCGGTCCGCACGGGGGACAACGACCACCCCGACGAGGTGCGGATCGACCTGGACCCCCAGCCCGGCCGCGCCTACCGCGACGTGGTGGAAGCCGCACGGGGTCTGCGCGAGGTGATGGAGCAGGTGGGTCTCACCCCCTTCGTCAAGACCACCGGCAGCCGGGGCGTGCACGTCTTCGCCCCTGTCGTGCCCAGCCTGGAGTTCCTCGACGTGCGGCACGCCGTGATCGGGATCGCCCGCGAGCTGGAGCGGCGCCTGCCCGACCTCGTGACGACGGCGTGGTGGAAGGAGGAGAGGGGGGAGCGGGTCTTCGTGGACTTCAACCAGGCCACGCGGGACCGCACCCTGGCGGCGGCCTGGAGCCCGCGGATCCTGCCGGGAGCTCCGGTGTC contains:
- a CDS encoding spermidine synthase: MSVVWDERGGATVVRDGFPQSYVDPDDPLLLVFEYVEQFALVLQALRPDPAPLAVTHVGGAGMTLARWLHRTHPGSPQIVLEPDVALTELVRRELPLPRGHRIRVRPVTGQRGCPPCATARPTSSSSTPTTRVSCRESSRAPAGRRRWPGCCHRTGSSSSTPPTSRVCAGCPG
- a CDS encoding helix-turn-helix domain-containing protein, producing MTESYLSRIGGLIRDARRHKDLTQAELAELLGTSQSAVARIEQGKQNLSLEMIARIGEKLDSEIVQVSSGVPQNLRITGGVKLSGEIDVRTSKNAAVALLCASLLNKGRTTLRNLARIEEVNRITEVLTSIGFKIRWLPDSSDLEITPPETIDLGSMDETAARRTRTIIMFLGPLMHEFGFFELPYAGGCDLGTRTVEPHLIALRHFGLDVTATTGSYHVSVDPAKRPTRPIVLTERGDTVTENVLLAAARHPGTTVIRNASSNYMVQDLCVFLQQLGVQIEGLGTTTLTVTGVEHIDQDIEYSPSEDPIEAMSLLAAAVVTGSEITVRRVPIEFMEIELAVLDTMGFECHLSEEYTSANGHTRLVDLTTKPGPLKAPLDKIHPLPFPGLNIDNLPFFAIIAACAQGSTLIHDWVYENRAIYLTELTTLGAKVHLMDPHRVMIEGPTKWRAGEIMCPPALRPGVVILLAMLAAPGVSVLRNVYVINRGYEDLATRLNALGAQIQTFRDI
- a CDS encoding HRDC domain-containing protein is translated as MTSEPAPEGSEDHPDDDPINDYERLTAPADGVPDVVDTPEGLAACVAALAAGTGPVAVDAERASGYRYGQRAYLIQLRRAGSGTWLVDPIPFDDLTDLDAALADAEWVLHAATQDIPCLADVGMRPRRLFDTELGARLAGLPRVGLSAVLEYYLGITLAKEHSAVDWSTRPLPEPWLLYAALDVELLVALRDRMERDLLEQGKAEWARQEFEALTTFTGPPGPDDPDAWRRTSGLHRLRSARQLAALRELWLARDAIARERDVSTVRVLPDATLVDLAHRLPRQASALPSARPERSRSRQRRAEQGLLRHQRTWLTAIRTAVELPEDELPAPARRDAPPPPRAWADRDPEAAERLVQVREALAGLSARVDVPVENLMSPDTVRRVLWRPPQDRSVAGVDAACAELGARAWQRELVVPLLVASLDPPG
- a CDS encoding DUF3000 domain-containing protein, whose translation is MVSRISETRSRQRPAGGSTAPEATLFARAIEGLRGALVRPELVLEEVPAPTRLAPHAVALSGEVVPSHLSEDDDAIATGRFVLLHDPSGPEPWEGTWRAVTYAKALMEPEVGHDPLAGQAGWSWLTDALEGAGLGYAAPAGTVTCVTSESFGALSEREPSVELEIRASWTPVLTQGSEPHELALNLGAWGDLLCTLAGLPPLPEGVVALTGVRW
- a CDS encoding GNAT family N-acetyltransferase — its product is MSDDDAAAAADRVRAALPVRAGRLLLRAVGTSDVAAVHAYRRHPEVAAYLGHPPLDLPGAAALVSGWLTEARVVAGGVEVEGRLVGDVRLTVRPCSAVAPARTREVEGWLGYAVHPEVQGRGLATEAVRAMVGLALGPGRLRRITTRVFAPAVASSRLLARLGFTHEGTERSAVLAPDGTWWDDEAWSLLREE
- the hemE gene encoding uroporphyrinogen decarboxylase, with the protein product MTSPTVPSPSSPSSPSDSVLVRAARQQPVPHTPVWFMRQAGRSLPEYRALRADVGMLESCRTPELVTEITLQPVRRHGVDAAIFFSDIVVPLMAVGLDLDIVAGVGPVIAEPVRTRADLDRLPELTADAIPDITESVRRLVAALGPTPLIGFAGAPFTLASYLVEGGPSKNHERTKALMHGDPELWSDLCARLAQISATFLRVQVEAGAGAVQLFDSWAGHLSRADYLRHVEPHSRAVLSEVAGLGVPRIHFGVGTGELLAPMADAGAEVIGVDYRVSLTDAVERTGGRYAVQGNLDPALLFAPWEALERRVREIVEEGRSAPGHIFNLGHGVLPATDPEVLTRVVSLVHEVSARPE
- the nadE gene encoding ammonia-dependent NAD(+) synthetase — encoded protein: MTDTQLQQEIRTALEVVDPDTFDAAAEAERRINFLATYLRDTGLKGYVLGISGGVDSTTGGRLAQLACERVRASGGQATFVAMRLPYGEQADEDDARRAVDFIGADEVLTVDIRPGVDAQWQALLAAGLHVSDEVDDYHQGNVKARHRMVAQFAVAGTRSLAVIGTDQAAEAVVGFFTKFGDGAADLTPLFGLPKRRVREICRHLGAPPELVAKVPTADLESDKPLRADEEALGVRYEAVDDYLEGRQVTPEDEATILGWYRRTAHKRALPVTPDGYLRDR
- a CDS encoding DUF4349 domain-containing protein, with the protein product MTGRLIAVLLGLVLVLAGCSASTSDDALDGGAPDLAAPAADRGSGDDSGGDAAEGEAGDAAAEQAAVGSDVGTVADVPDGEGPMMVRRVELEVQVGDVSQAVTRARATATGAGGWVESEEVVPGDDERPGYASIVLRVPSQGLDSVVTSLGELGEVTGSRSSAEDVKAEYRDVEARVATLEAGAQRLRELVAEAGSVSDIANLERELAAREADLDALKARMKVLEEDVSRSTITLHLAEEGAEVAQTSTRGFLPGLRQGWEAFTGSVTVLLTALGAVLPFLLLATLLVLPLLWWRRRRAVRPAASLGSDGDRHAAAAGDPDRS
- a CDS encoding FAD-dependent oxidoreductase, whose amino-acid sequence is MPPRPTTYLVVGGGISGLAAAEEITRRDPAARVTLLEVADRVGGKLRGEPVAGRTLDVGAEAFLMRRPEASDLVGRAGLAGDLVHPSGAPAQVWSRGTVHPLPRRTLMGVPADPGSLRGLLTPAEVDRVRAELTPRLEAEDCDVASLVSDRLGAAVTERLVEPLLGGVYAGHARLLSARAALPSCSRWRAAGARCWRPSTPCSPRPTTARRPVRPPRSSGPCAAACTASRPPWSRSCATAASPSSPRPWSASCTRWTREATRW
- a CDS encoding protoporphyrinogen/coproporphyrinogen oxidase; the encoded protein is MHRLPAALEQVLRDRGVTVLTSTVVRELHALDEGGYEVVTGPRPRPTAYRADAVVLALPPAPTARLMRDLAPEAARALAGVETASMAVVTLALPTRELGELPGSGFLVPPVDRAFVKAATFSATKWEWVREAGRGAGPAGEDLTFLRASVGRHREEATLQRPDEELVRGALTDVGRALGRVLPVPVDAHVQRWGGGLPQYAVGHHHRVAEVRAAVASLPGLAVCGATYDGVGIPACIASARAAATQVTEGE
- the hemQ gene encoding hydrogen peroxide-dependent heme synthase → MSDYTEPTAEQVEQINTQIRYAAYSVFRAAAPLPQDRSGLARQVRELFAELTEQGLVVRGVYDVSGLRADADLLIWWHAADVETVQRAYQRFRQTHLGQHLEPVWSNVGLHRPAEFNRGHVPAFLSGHAAKAYLCVYPFVRSYDWYVLDDAERRRMLREHGEAARDYKDVLANTISSFALGDYEWLLAFEADELHRIVDLMRDLRATDARLHVREEVPFFTGPRVELDALVASLP
- the msrB gene encoding peptide-methionine (R)-S-oxide reductase MsrB: MQSHHDTPARAAAAADTSAYPAARSEEEWKARLTPEEYHVLREAGTERPFVGEYTDTRTEGVYSCRACGAELFRSETKFDSHCGWPSFYAPLAEDRVQYLQDDSLGRTRTEVRCGSCGSHLGHVFEGEGYDTPTDLRYCMNSIAMTLQPAGDSQA